From Amyelois transitella isolate CPQ chromosome 17, ilAmyTran1.1, whole genome shotgun sequence:
CATCCAAGTTGAGTGTGTCCTTCTGTCTGCTTCTCTCAACATTTTCTTTCACAACCAAATTCTCCTCCGAAGTGATCCTCACCTGGACATTAAACTTGTCAACTTTGGACTTAGCCTCCGTTTCATTCGGCACGGCCATCTTTATGTTCTCAGTAGCAAcagattttaaattgattttgctACCTGACGGAccttcagtattttcaaaatgttctcttttttcatcaaattCGAAATGtgctttatctttatttactcTTTCTCTATTCTCATCAGTGGTTGTAGAACCACTTTCCGAAGTTGTACTAGATATTATAGAACCTTCTTTTAGACTCCTTACTTTTATTCTGACATCAAATTTTGATAGAAGttctaattttgttttaaaactttgatGATTTGTGGCAGCACTATCTTTGGGGTATGTAGTTATCTGACTGTGAATTTCTTCAATTTCAGTGTTGTCGTGAGGGCTTATTTCTGCACTCACATTCACTTCTGGGGAATCACCTGAAGTAAGAACTGCTTCTGTTGCAGCAAAGCCAACTTCTAATTGGTTTAAGTTATCTGTGGAACAGAATTCTGGTTGATTGTCAGGAGATTCTTCTCTCTCTGCCTCAATGGGACTTTCTTCTTCCTCTACAGGCCTCTCTCCTGTATCAGCTGTCTCCTGCACATCTGTAGTAGCAGTCTGTATCACCACTACACCACCACAGTCCAAACCACTTTGAGGCCTCGGACTATATGTGACTTGTAGTGTAATGTTCTTTGCTGGAGACTCTCTATCGTCAAAACCTTCTATAATCTTACGTCTCAAAATATGATTCTCAATAGTCAATTTCTCAATAACATCAGCATACTCTGTACATTGAGAATGCTGTTcatacttttcttttaaagCTTTTAACTCATTCTTAGACACTTCCAAAGCAGTCCGTAAAGATACCACAGTTTGATGCAGTGCTCTCACTGTGTCCAGATGCACAGCCCCGTTTGGGACCGTCTCGAGTCTGCCGCTATCCATTCCACCTTATTGCCCACATTTGATCCAACATTCAACATCCCATACATGACTATTGATATTTCATATACTTTCTAATTCACAACCACATCAGTTTCCATCGCCGCGGCAATGTTTCTGcaccttaaataaataaacaacttgTACTTCAGAGTGCCCACATTGAACTGAAAATTCTTCAGCAAAATGTACTTACCTCTGACCTACTTCAGCAATATCCCATCCACTGACACACATTCTTGATCTGTGAcacatttttagatccttatCGAGTTGCACGCTATTATAATATCTAGCAACGTATCAGACAGGGCATGGAAGGAGGTGCAATCGATAAAACAACTCAACTCAGGTGAATAATTGGAGCTTTTAAGGTGCTTCAAAGTTGCGGCCGAACTAATAACACGAACGGCTGATAATGATAAAGTTTTAGCACGGAAAGCCGTAATTATGAAGGGATATTATCTCTTAATCGGTTTTGACAAGGTTGTAGGACACATCTATATCTAGAAATAGGGATACTTGAAAATCTTCATTTCAGTTGTAAACAAATCAATACTTCGCGGGTTCGGCGAGAGCAAAAGAGAAAGAATATGATATGGGCATCTCTCTTCTAAAATGTCAGCTGTTATGTTGACAACAAGACAATCAACTGCCGCTttctttcttaataaatatttttggaattgTGGCCAGTTTTTGTAATAAGATCATTAGtcaaaaaatgtttcaaagtatattcttaaaaattatttattgaaataaattgagaAATGACCAATGCTCTCTCATACATTATATCCTTTGCCTGACCTTACTTACCCATGTcagttttcagttttttaatttgacattgatatttttaaatctaacctaaaaaacaaaacattaaaacttacttcagtaaaaataaaaatattgtaaaaacttCAAGTACattgttaatttgtttttgtatcaaATCGTGACCAAacccaaatttaaaatgtttcatatTTCAAATGTGCATAGAAATATATCTTGGTGTAGTTATTTAGTTATCCAAACTAGACAAAAATCCAAAACGCACTGGGTAATCATTTCACTGTTCaatctaattatattatgtattgtaaagagaaaagaaagtAATTGACTATTACAAttgtactaataataaatatgcatgattaaaaataatataaactaatattaattatttaataataaaaaataactattctaaatttacaaactaaaaacattatttaaattttcgagCTAGGAAGGGTAAAAAAGTAATGATTTTATTGGagcataaaatacaaatacattattttttattattaaataatattagatagAACTTTCTAGTTCggcaaaacaataattttgtaaaatttgaaatCATATTCATACCTACCAATAGATTTCAAACAGCTTCACAGCTATGTTATGACACTGGTTTTCAGTGGAAACATACTTATTTTAGCAGCTTTAACATATTTTCTTAGAAACTTATGGCATCAAAACTTTCAGGCTAAATTGAAAAGGAAGACTAGTCCAAAATACAAAGCTATGGAGCATTTTGATGATTTCTATGGGTCAGTATTTGGAGTTAAGTGGGACCCTATAAAGGAGGCAATGCTTCGGCGAAATAAATATGTCGCTGTTGTTAACAATTATGGAAATGTTGAAGAAACTAAAGATTTCCTCACAAATAGAggtataatttcaaaaatatatacacatctgtttgttttgttatggTTCAAACTTTTCTTTAAGGTATTTAAAGCAATGGGTTGTGGCCTGTTCTGCATACTTTGCTTACAAGTATGTTGGCACTATCAGTAGTCTAGCTAAGAAATAACTTAGAATGAGTCTCTTCAATTTTAGATTACTCTTAATCTTACTTTCTAAAAGAAATCCAGTGTATTTAGGTTCTACACCTATTTGCCATTTGTCCTTAAACTGCgatttgttttaaatcaaaagtttttttttatgtttaagggattgtttaaatattttgtacataattattttttatgttatttaatagaacatttaatttttaggtGCTCACTGCTTAAAAAATCTGATTTCCATACAGAATGATTTTCAAAAGGAATACAGTCCTAACACCAAagcagaaataaataaatctgagAACAATTCTAATAAGAAACTGGAAGAGTTTACGAGCCAACTTCAAAGTGACGAAATAGCCAGCATGTACTCCCAGAAAGAGAGTGCTCCTGCAAGACTGGATCTGGCTGATATATCATTGAATTCAAGGGAGTCTTTACTGCTGACCGAGAAAGATACAGAGTGTGTTTAGTTTCACTGTAAAATACTAAATTGTGTCAATAACTATCATAAGCCAGTGTAcctaactaataataatttaaagtttttatggaAATCTGCCTCTAACACAATTTGGGctctttttgaaattattctcATTTTTACAGACCTCCCACAAACACCACATTGGAAGAATCAATGAATCAAGCCAAGATAGATATGTCTAGAATCATCGACCCATCATTAGGCCTGACTTCAGAGTCTCTCTACCAGTTCATACCGGCCACCAAGCTCAAGGGAATGGACGACTGGGTGCCGGAGTCACTGCACTACTCATTCTTATCTAGTAAgttattggtattatttcTCACTAGCTATTAATTCTTCTTTCTCAATTGAGTACTGGCTATTGACAGTGGCTCTGCTTGCATACAATCAAAATGTAACGaaacaaatgaataaaatatttaacataatcTTTTCAGAGGACAAAGATTTCCCACTTGTGATCGAACCAGAAACAGACTTGACATTTCCGGAGCACCTCAAAGTTTACACATACGAGATGCACAGCGAATGGGGAATGTTTCCCGAGCCTAAAAGATGTAATACAGGTAATTATTATCTATCAGCAAGCGGAATGACGTCATGACCTCATTCTCTGagcagatttaaaaaaaaaacaagaatatgCACAAGTTTAAAAGTAGACAGGTAGGATGGTGTTCCGAAAGATTAGGTatgtgtaattaaattttgctaTTAAACATACTTTATTAACATGtcctataaaaatagtttaaagtATAGTGGACAATGATAAAATGAAGATGAAGATACgataatgataaaatgaaatataaaaacttttttgttttattaaaaattcttttctcaTAAATCATTGGATAATGATTATAAGTTATAGGAAATAGGTTAGGAAAAGTTAACCGTTTACCAATTATTGATGGGTTTTCCTTGTTACAGGAGTTTTTAACTACTACCCGATGGACTGCGGCAGTGTGCTATCTGTGCTCGCACTGAACCTGCAGCCCGGAGACAGGGTGCTGGATATGTGCTCCGCGCCGGGGGGCAAAGCCCTGGTGGCGTTACAGACTCTGTTACCAGATGTCATAGTGTGCAATGATGTCTCCATATCTCGTACTAATAGGTAAGTTAAgataatactagctgttgccaaCGGCTTCGCTCACGCACTTTGTTGTTTATCGCAAATCCTCCGCGAACAGTGTTTTGCAAGAACGTAAGTTACCTTATGTCCTTCTCAGTACAGTAAGAGCCATTGCTCTTGACGTGCATTTGCCAGCTGATTTCTACATACAATGTCTCGTTTTCTCGCTCCTGTgggaattttggaaaattcTTTGTGTTCCCTACACGATCTAAAGAACAAACATGCCAAATTAACGATATTTGGGTAtagtttttctgattggcctgggtcttggatgtttatctaaataagtatttttattataaaatactagctgtgcccgcgacttcgtccgcgtggaatagttattttgtgcatcattgaagccctcaaggaggaataattttccccgttttttttcacatttttcattatttcttcgttcctaatagttgcagcgtgataataaatagcctaaagccttcctcgataaatggtctattagacacaaaaagaatttttaaattcgaaccagtaattcctgagattagcgcgttcaaacaaacaaacaaattcttcagctttataatattagtatagattatgcaaaaaaattgatctacctacgtgagtgcgtgtttgaggatgctattcaatcacgaaaattctactggatggattttgatgaaactggcgtacacgggaagaataatgcctggaatagaacatagtttatttttcttacaaaaggaaagtcccgggggcgcagctgttaaaaaacaaataaattctaaagacaaaaaaaggaaattataataatggaaagtttaaagtatctctttgtatacaacatttgctgtcttgcccattggagacatcacaaataaactgtcacagctggtgacccgcggaaagcgacgtagagctgtccatgtgagaagcaattcgtgctgaggtcgactccggctgctccaagcgtttgaccttgcaatttgttaattgtcatcgcgaaacatatagccactggaaactgaacacgcttaaattgaaatggaaagttgttgggaatgaggggaaagcgtggtataaaaacaatttcaccagctgcacaaccagtaagaattttagcttctataatattgttatgaagcgaaaatgtattgtgagggcaatgttaaaatattaaatctctaagtgaatctatttgttttaagccgtagatagctcgaattgcccttttttttgtaaactataataatacttttaattctcATGTGGCGTCCATCCaaccatctcgtatcgggtggtcaaaaaataaatatctaaaccacgagaactaaatcaatggtgaaacggtaagtactggctTTACTACATTGTGTGTTactcctgctaatcttgagcgATGCActgtcgccgatgcggggcgcgtcaaactacctacataaaaaaaaaatcttctcaaagatgtggtgaaacggtaagtactggcgaaactaaatcaatgaaaaaaagaatttctaataaattgaaaattttgccaacggctacaatcgtgttatttcttaaattctcacgaggcgccatctcgtatcgggtagtcaaaaaataaatatctaaaccacgggaacttaatcaaaaaacaaagcataataatgaaatgaaataaatcaataaaatgctatttttttaatcatcatcatcattataaatatgataattaattatttatagctttttatatcgattcaaaaatgacgaagttccatacaaacttgcaccccctatttcatccccttgggatagaatttcaggataaaaagtagcctatattctaatccaggttaatagctatatctgtgccgaattttgttcaaatccgttcggtagatattgcgtgatgcgcgtacaaacatacagacagacagacagacagacagacaaaaattctaaaaaaaaatgttttggcttctattgaccctaaaaagaccccttataattttttttcttaaatatcttcaatgtacagacaaagttcagttacagttttattatatgtatggaaaatggaaaatatcttcaatgtacagacaaagttcagttacagttttattatatgtatggatagtATCAAATTTATCATGAATTAGACCTATATTATTCATTTCTAGAGTATCTGCTTTCAAatgctttaaataataatcaaaaaaattttactacATTGCCAGGCAGAAAAACATCTTCCGTGACTACCTCTCGGACTTTGCTACCAACAACAAATGGAATGAACGAGTTGCCTTCACCAGAGTAGACGGCAGAATGTTCATGGACGACCAAGGGTTTGACAAGGTAAACACTTggaatataactttttattaacttaaatatatgtatatatcactacatagtataaaacaaagtcgctattttagtctgtttgactgtatgcttaaatctttaaaattacgcaacggattttgatgcggttttttgtaacaggtagagtgattcaagaggaaggtttttatgtataattttttccgaattttgcacccgtgcgaagccggggcgggtcgctagtatatatataaataaggccgagcttgcatgaagagagttatgaatgtggatgaaacgaaagaagtatgcagagatcgtggcaagtggaaagaaaaaggtaagaaaaaaaaggcgtgattttatgtacatatatacaaggAAAATTACGCTGATCAAGTTGCCTCGAAGCAACTCAACGTTATTATATACTAAGAGAAGTCTATTAAAAATGTGTATTAAAGAATGTAATATAACTAAAGGTCTCCCTAATTCCCGACTCGACCAAGATTGTCCCGAAGACGAATtacctataatttttatataacgaatcattaacttaaattttttttgtttgttattttgtttacatttaaacaGTTAATTCTtccttttcattttgttattttgtaattttaactcGTACATAACagtttttgtcaaaattttataatatgagcTCATATTCAGCAACACATTTACCTAATTCTATGTAATAATCTGTGGACAGCGTTGTTGATTACACTATTAACAATAACACTATGTTGTCAATCTACTTAGATTAAGTTTTATGAGTGTAATCGTTTGGtgacctaaataaataaataaatttcatttgctAACAGGTATTGGTAGACGTACCCTGTACAACTGACCGTCATTCAGTGACCGAAGACGAGAACAACATCTTTCGACCGGACAGGATCAAGGAGAGACTGCGGTTACCCGAGCTACAGGCGCAGTTGTTGGCGTGAGTTTATTACGTTTGATACCTTTGATCTtagatttcatacatacatatggttatgtctatatcccttgtggggtaaacggagccaacagtcttgaaaagactcgatcggtcatgttcagctatttggcttaatgatcgaattgagattcaaatagtgacaggttgctagcccatcgcctaaataaagaatcccaagtttgtaagcctatcccttattcgccttttacgacatccatgggaaagagatggagtggtcctattctttttttgtaatggtgccgggaaccacatggtcATCTTAGATTTCAATTGTTAATAGGTATGATATCCCATATACCAATCAAGGCGAGGGGGCACAATCTCCTGAGCCAAccgtaccaatgactattttccaAGTTATGcctacattagtttgtatacttacctatacctttacggtgaggaaaaacatatatatacgagtatatagccacgtctaaatcctttgcggggcagacagaaccaacagtttttaaaagacgTGACCACCACCAAAACgaatccacgttcagctttgaaggaaatcatcgtgaggaaacatgcatattcaagcaactggatgtgt
This genomic window contains:
- the LOC106143355 gene encoding 5-methylcytosine rRNA methyltransferase NSUN4 is translated as MFHISNVHRNISWCSYLVIQTRQKSKTHWAKLKRKTSPKYKAMEHFDDFYGSVFGVKWDPIKEAMLRRNKYVAVVNNYGNVEETKDFLTNRGAHCLKNLISIQNDFQKEYSPNTKAEINKSENNSNKKLEEFTSQLQSDEIASMYSQKESAPARLDLADISLNSRESLLLTEKDTEPPTNTTLEESMNQAKIDMSRIIDPSLGLTSESLYQFIPATKLKGMDDWVPESLHYSFLSKDKDFPLVIEPETDLTFPEHLKVYTYEMHSEWGMFPEPKRCNTGVFNYYPMDCGSVLSVLALNLQPGDRVLDMCSAPGGKALVALQTLLPDVIVCNDVSISRTNRQKNIFRDYLSDFATNNKWNERVAFTRVDGRMFMDDQGFDKVLVDVPCTTDRHSVTEDENNIFRPDRIKERLRLPELQAQLLANALKLVRVGGAVVYSTCSLSPVQNDGPVHMALKMVFEQDSIVAVVKDLTPAFSGLSSTLELSSGKTAPQYGQLVVPSTAANFGPSYIAKLVRVK